The sequence below is a genomic window from Thalassoroseus pseudoceratinae.
TGTTGCCCCAACCATGAATCCACTGGTTGGCATCGTAGTTGTAAAAGCCGTTGCCGAGATCGAAATCCCACTTCTTCGGATCAATCGTTTTGCCGTCGAATTCGTCGTTCCATGTCAGTGACCATCCCGGCGGCGTGGGGTCCGCAGCCAGAATCGCAGGACCATTGAAAAGCCAGATCAGAACTGCCAACCGTTGCCAAACGTGGAATTGTTGCGAGCGAGTGTTCATCGAGTGCACCTGGAAGATTTCGAGAATGCCGAGTGGATAGGCACAGTCTACAGTCCTCCGAAACGAAGTGTTATCTTCAAATGGTTTCTCATTTCTTGGGCGGTAAACTGGTACTGTCTTGGCTGGTTCCGCATAATTCAAATTCTCATTATCAGCGTGTTTTGTTGCCCCGTTGCCAGAAGGTGTCTTCCGTCATGAGTTCCGCAGATCAACCCCTTTACGAGCAACTGGGTGGAGCCGATGCCATTCCCGCCATCGTCGATGCGATGTATGCCCGTGTGCTAACCGATCCGGTTTTGAAGTCGTACTTCCAGAATGTCGATTTGGAGAAACTCCGACGAATGCAGACCGAGTTCATGGGGGCGGCACTCGGGGGGCCAGAGACGTACAGCGGAATGGAACTCTCGCACGCTCACCAAGGGCGGGGCATTACCAACCTGCATTTTTCCGCGTTTGTCGGGCATTTACTCGCCGTGCTCGAAGCACGCGGATGTTCCGAGCAAGACACACAAGCCGTAGCTCGCCGGATCAACACCTATGCCAGCGACATCACCGGTAATGTCTCTACGGATGGTTGAGCGAACGCTTCACGACGCCGGTTTCACGAACGAAGTTCATCGACGAATTGCTTCGCCTCGGTGGTCGATAGACCGCGTCGGCGGGTGAGCAACTTGGTTGCGTCGATGGTTCGACCTTGCATGGCCAATTGAAGAACGAGGTCGTCTAATTCCTGTTCGTCCAGTTCCCGCCAGTCGGCGAACCGGTGCTCGAGAGTCGGTTGAACGGTTACATCGACGGCCAATTGATCGAGAACCGTCTGTAACTTGGGCACCATCGCGTCCGTGTGGCTTCGCCATGTCAGACGGATCACCCCATCTCGGGGAATCGTCATCGGATCATGGGAGAATTTGGATCGCACCGTGATGCCGCCAAGATACGTGCGAACAGACGCCGGCCGATTGCGTTCATCGGCTAGCACTTGCCGGAGCGGTCCGAAATCAATCTCAGGATCAACTTGGATTTCCAAGAACCGTTGCCGAGCATGAACGGTTGCATTACCGGGTTTCGTGTCTGGCACGTTATGCGATTCGCAGTATTCTCGTGCGGACTCGATCTCTCGGAACGGCAACACCACAACGGGTGATGGATCATCGGGCGAGGAATTGGCGTACGATCGGCAATTGATGACAACGCCTTCCGAGCGAATCAGCATCAGCCAGTTTGAACTGCGAAGACTGGCGTAGACACTCCGAAGAATTGGCGGAACCACCAGCAACGCCAAGCCAGCACACAGGATCCACACGAAGGACGGAGCTTTGAGCCACCACCATAAAACCGGCGCCCCAGCAAACACCAAAACCATAATCAAACCGCCGACCACCGTGCCGATCCGTGATACCCGGCAAACCGTTCCATAGGTCAAATCGACTTCATTCGAGGACTGAATTTCCATACTCTGCCATCAGTGTGAAGGTTCGAACGAATCGTTTTTGGTCATCGTGGCTTACATTCAATCGTCGGCTATCCCCTGTGAATAACCAAGCGACATAACGAGCCCAAGGATTTTTTATTGGCCGCGATTACTATACAGCCTCAACCGCATACATGTCATCCGTGGCGACACGGGAAGAGAGCCGACGGATTGACTCAACCGCGATGATGTCACAACATCGTGCAAAGGCAAATGTGCTGCACGCAGCAGCGAACAATCGTTGCCGCTATAGCGTCATCGGCTAGCCCCTGTCTAGTGGTTTGTCAGCAATGAAAATTAGGGTTGCGTTGCTGGGAGCAAATCACGTTAATTCGCAGAACCAACTTCAATCCAAGGAGGGTTCTGTGATGAGCGAAAAGAAGTATATCGTGCGTCTGACGGATTCCGAACGCAAAGTCTGTTCGGAAGTGATCAGCAAACTCAAAGGGACGAGCCAAAAGGTGCGACGGGCGCAAATTCTGCTCAAGGCCGATGCGGACGGCCCGGCCTGGACCGATGCGCGAATCGCTGAAGCCTATGCCTGTCGGACCAAGACGGTCGAGAATCTCAGGCAGCGATTTGTGGAGTCAGGCTTCGAACAGACGCTTGATCGGAAACAGTCGCCCACCGCGGGCGCGAAGAAACTGCTCGATGGAAACGAAGAAGCGAAAATCATCGCCATGCGGCTTGGTTCCCCGCCGGACGGTTATGGCCAATGGACCCTCCGTCTGTTGGCCCGCAAGGTGGTGGAGTTGGAGATTGTCGAAAAAGTCAGCCACGAAACGGTGCGGCAAACGCTTAAAAAAATCGGATGACCAATCGCAACATCGAGTATTGGGTGATCCCCCCGGAATGCGACGCGGAGTTCGTGGCGCACATGGAAAATGTGCTGGAAACCTACGAAAAACCGTACCATCCAGGGCGGCCGGTGATCTGCATGGACGAGCAACCTGTGCAACTGATCCAAGAAACGCGTCAGCCGATCCCGGCCACCAAAGACCACCCCAAACGTGTCGACTATGAATACGAACGAGGCGGCACCGCTTCCATTTTTATGTTCTGTGAACCTCTGGGGAATTGGCGGCAAGCAACCGCCCGTGAGCACCGCACGAAATTCGACTGGGCCGAGGAAGTCGCCTCGCTCCTGGATGGGAGATACGCCGACTGTGAACAGATCACGCTCGTCTTAGACAACCTCAACACCCATACAATCGGCGCGTTCTATGAAGCCTTTGAACCGCAGCGAGCGCGCTCCTATGCTCGACGCATCGAATTGTGCTTCACCCCCAAACATGGCAGCTGGCTGAACATCGCCGAGAACGAACTCAATAGCATGACACGTCAATGTGTTGGCGGACGCAGAATCGGTGAGTTGGAAATCCTCCAACACGAAATCGCCGCATGGTCAACGGATGTCAATAACACTCAACGTGGCATCGACTGGCGAATGAAAATCGACGACGCACGATATAAACTCAAAACCGTCTACCCTAAAATTCAATGCTGACAAACCACTAGTTTGATTATGGCGGATGACGATACACTTACGGGAAATGCGTTCTAGAGTCCCGGGGCGTCATCATGTCGGGCGAGAATTGCTTGGCCTGCCGCTTCGATTTCTTCCCGGTCTTCGGGTAACGGATGCAACCGTTGCACGTCCGCGAGCAAGCACTTCGTTTGCCGAACAATTTCCCGGCAGTCCGCACCGCGAAAGACGCTTTGACTGACCCGATCCAGACCGATCATCAACCGCCGAGCAACCATCAAGGACATCGCACCGTCGTGGCGAATCGGCTGGAACGCTTGCCGGAGTAGTTCGGGGAACTGCACTTGTTGAAACAAAATCCGCGGTGAACCATCCTCATCCTGACGACATGGCAATGGGAATCGTCGACGCGTAAGCCGAACGAGAGATGCCGACAATCGGTCGACACAAGTCACCGCAGTGAATGGATCATTGATTCCCGGCGACAACGCTCTCAACGCGATCTCGACGACATTGTCAATCGCACAACAGATGTCTTGATGAGGGGTACGATCGCGACCGATCATGAAGAAACTGCTGAGCCGGTTCTTGACAGACTCATCGATTTCCCAGCGGTCCTTGTCGCCGTTCTCCGCATCCTCGCGATGCAAGATGTGCAGCAACACCGAGTCGCGGAGTACAAACCCACCGAGTTGCTGTCCGAGCACAAGCGTCACATTCATTTCGCAAGCGGTTTTTTGAAGAGCTTCCAAGTCGATTGCTTGCAAATACCCCTCAGCATCCGAACGCAATACGTGATCGGTCGAGGTCGCTGTGTTCATCAACGCCGTTGTTTCGACTGGCGATTGTTCCTCGAGCGGCTCCGGTTCCGGTTCTGGAAAAAACCGTTCGATAACACCGTCAAGTTCCGAAGCCGCTTCCATGACCACCGTTTGCGCTTGGATCGCCACACTCACATGGTGCACAAACCCGATCATCACCGCCAAACTTGTCAAAGCGAACCCACTTGCGACGGAAACCGACAGGTGCGGCACGAACGGCGATTCCTCAACCGCGGGGATGTATCGCTGGACGATCAAACAATACAACGCCGTCGCCAGGAACGCTCCTAAAC
It includes:
- a CDS encoding helix-turn-helix domain-containing protein — translated: MSEKKYIVRLTDSERKVCSEVISKLKGTSQKVRRAQILLKADADGPAWTDARIAEAYACRTKTVENLRQRFVESGFEQTLDRKQSPTAGAKKLLDGNEEAKIIAMRLGSPPDGYGQWTLRLLARKVVELEIVEKVSHETVRQTLKKIG
- a CDS encoding IS630 family transposase — translated: MTNRNIEYWVIPPECDAEFVAHMENVLETYEKPYHPGRPVICMDEQPVQLIQETRQPIPATKDHPKRVDYEYERGGTASIFMFCEPLGNWRQATAREHRTKFDWAEEVASLLDGRYADCEQITLVLDNLNTHTIGAFYEAFEPQRARSYARRIELCFTPKHGSWLNIAENELNSMTRQCVGGRRIGELEILQHEIAAWSTDVNNTQRGIDWRMKIDDARYKLKTVYPKIQC
- a CDS encoding group I truncated hemoglobin — protein: MSSADQPLYEQLGGADAIPAIVDAMYARVLTDPVLKSYFQNVDLEKLRRMQTEFMGAALGGPETYSGMELSHAHQGRGITNLHFSAFVGHLLAVLEARGCSEQDTQAVARRINTYASDITGNVSTDG
- a CDS encoding DUF2254 domain-containing protein → MRLWLLRVWEQLRGSFWFVPTAMMFATGAMAFTLCELDSSLATSGTEYWEWLVTSADSARSTLSLLSGTMITLAGVVFSLTMVTLSLTSSQFGSRLLRTVITDLTTQFGLGAFLATALYCLIVQRYIPAVEESPFVPHLSVSVASGFALTSLAVMIGFVHHVSVAIQAQTVVMEAASELDGVIERFFPEPEPEPLEEQSPVETTALMNTATSTDHVLRSDAEGYLQAIDLEALQKTACEMNVTLVLGQQLGGFVLRDSVLLHILHREDAENGDKDRWEIDESVKNRLSSFFMIGRDRTPHQDICCAIDNVVEIALRALSPGINDPFTAVTCVDRLSASLVRLTRRRFPLPCRQDEDGSPRILFQQVQFPELLRQAFQPIRHDGAMSLMVARRLMIGLDRVSQSVFRGADCREIVRQTKCLLADVQRLHPLPEDREEIEAAGQAILARHDDAPGL